The sequence below is a genomic window from Micromonospora aurantiaca ATCC 27029.
GTGACGAATCCGTGCCGGTGCGAGACCGACCAGAGCCGGCACAGCACCAGGAACACCAGCGGGTAGATGACGATCGTGTACGGCACCGCGAAGAAGCCCGCCGCGCCGGCCCCGAAGATCAGCGCCGGGACCGCCACGAACGTGTACGCGGTGTAGAGGTCACCGCCGACCAGGAACCAGGTGATCCAGCCGCCGAAGCTGCGCCCGCCCAGTCCCCACTCGTCCAGGTGGGCCATGTCCGTCGGTCTGCGCCACCGTGCAGCCACGAAACCCATGGCGCTGACCAGCAGGAACAGCAGCGTGAAGACGATGATCTCGGTGAGGTGGTCCCGCCACATCAGCGGTCACCCCGCTTCTTGGTCATCTGGTAGACCAGCGTGGTGGTGCCGACGCCGAGCAGGATCCAGACCAGTTGCAACCAGTAGAAGCGCGGGAAGCCGAACAGCCGGGGCGAGTCGGCGTTGAACAGTGCCGGGATCAGCGGCACCACGATCGGGATGAAGAGCAACCAGTTCCAGGGACTCTTGTCCTTCGCCCTGGATCGCGCCGTGTCGAGCGCCTCCGGTTCCGGTGCGGACATGTGACACCCCTCCGGGCATTCGTAGCGGGCCATGTGACGGCCGGAGGCTACGACCCTGTGACGGGGATCACGTCCGATCGGGTG
It includes:
- a CDS encoding DUF3311 domain-containing protein, which codes for MSAPEPEALDTARSRAKDKSPWNWLLFIPIVVPLIPALFNADSPRLFGFPRFYWLQLVWILLGVGTTTLVYQMTKKRGDR